One genomic window of Euwallacea fornicatus isolate EFF26 chromosome 7, ASM4011564v1, whole genome shotgun sequence includes the following:
- the LOC136340260 gene encoding uncharacterized protein isoform X2, with translation MAQRSEITIWVLVYLSTVTWAYNDNSKFLGNDINEEYRHGQGGRRRRPSNQGATNPCHFGGAGGFGKPKTEGTGRTFFDLQYYNLEHNYHINVNCGGGSYPGAVVPIHPATVTGSGAIANDHGGQKPLGGHRPLGGHRPLGVHRPFGGLGHGGGGHRPGGGGGLFGGGNRPHQEGSYGPATQVQSGNGGGLGPVAGAFAGILPSPQQFATGFSDGVQSFIGTIPAIAQSFQSILPSFGNFQLPQFNPGANTGPVTFRPLFQGSSFNNLVNRPTTTPTAAPPTFTTTDPDDIIYNDQIRPVHEDHDPITEPYLSNSDKRLTGGNKWYYPDGRPYYPNDDGRGGRARYTHRSFPEERFNNRSQTRSLRFPLT, from the exons ATGGCACAA AGATCTGAAATAACTATTTGGGTCCTGGTGTACCTTTCAACGGTAACATGGGCATATAATGACAACAGCAAATTCTTGGGCAATGATATTAATGAAGAGTACCGCCACGGTCAAGGTGGAAGACGAAGACGTCCTAGCAATCAAG GTGCAACCAATCCGTGCCATTTTGGAGGAGCTGGGGGGTTCGGAAAACCCAAAACTGAAGGAACGGgaagaacatttttcgatCTGCAGTACTACAACTTAGAACACAACTACCATATAAACGTAAATTGCGGTGGAGGCAGTTACCCTGGTGCCGTGGTTCCCATTCATCCCGCTACAGTTACCGGATCAGGGGCCATTGCAAACGATCATGGAGGACAAAAACCTTTGGGAGGACATAGACCTTTAGGAGGGCATAGGCCTTTAGGGGTGCATAGGCCTTTTGGAGGGTTAG GTCATGGAGGTGGAGGCCACAGACCTGGGG GAGGCGGAGGATTGTTTGGAGGTGGAAATAGGCCCCACCAAGAAGGATCCTATGGACCGGCTACTCAAGTCCAAA GTGGAAATGGGGGAGGCCTAGGTCCAGTAGCAGGGGCATTTGCAGGCATTCTTCCATCTCCTCAACAGTTTGCCACAGGTTTTTCCGATGGAGTCCAAAGTTTCATAGGTACTATACCGGCAATTGCTCAAAGCTTCCAGTCGATTTTACCAAGTTTTGGAAACTTTCAGTTACCCCAATTCAATCCTGGAG CAAACACTGGACCTGTGACCTTTCGACCGCTTTTTCAAGGAAGTTCCTTCAATAACCTGGTCAATAGACCCACTACCACCCCAACTGCAGCGCCGCCAACATTTACAACCACCGACCCTGATGACATAATTTATAACGATCAAATTAGGCCTGTGCATGAGGATCATGACCCAATTACTGAACCGTATCTCAGTAATAGTGATAAGCGTCTCACAG GTGGAAATAAGTGGTATTATCCTGATGGCAGGCCATACTACCCAAATGATGATGGACGAGGTGGCAGGGCACGCTATACCCATAGAAGTTTCCCAGAAGAACGATTTAATAATAGGTCACAGACAAGAAGTCTTCGATTCCCATTAACGtga
- the LOC136340260 gene encoding uncharacterized protein isoform X3 — METNYDVHIIKIVRSEITIWVLVYLSTVTWAYNDNSKFLGNDINEEYRHGQGGRRRRPSNQGATNPCHFGGAGGFGKPKTEGTGRTFFDLQYYNLEHNYHINVNCGGGSYPGAVVPIHPATVTGSGAIANDHGGQKPLGGHRPLGGHRPLGVHRPFGGLGHGGGGHRPGGGGGLFGGGNRPHQEGSYGPATQVQSGNGGGLGPVAGAFAGILPSPQQFATGFSDGVQSFIGTIPAIAQSFQSILPSFGNFQLPQFNPGGSSFNNLVNRPTTTPTAAPPTFTTTDPDDIIYNDQIRPVHEDHDPITEPYLSNSDKRLTGGNKWYYPDGRPYYPNDDGRGGRARYTHRSFPEERFNNRSQTRSLRFPLT, encoded by the exons ATGGAAACTAACTACGATGTacacattattaaaatagtt AGATCTGAAATAACTATTTGGGTCCTGGTGTACCTTTCAACGGTAACATGGGCATATAATGACAACAGCAAATTCTTGGGCAATGATATTAATGAAGAGTACCGCCACGGTCAAGGTGGAAGACGAAGACGTCCTAGCAATCAAG GTGCAACCAATCCGTGCCATTTTGGAGGAGCTGGGGGGTTCGGAAAACCCAAAACTGAAGGAACGGgaagaacatttttcgatCTGCAGTACTACAACTTAGAACACAACTACCATATAAACGTAAATTGCGGTGGAGGCAGTTACCCTGGTGCCGTGGTTCCCATTCATCCCGCTACAGTTACCGGATCAGGGGCCATTGCAAACGATCATGGAGGACAAAAACCTTTGGGAGGACATAGACCTTTAGGAGGGCATAGGCCTTTAGGGGTGCATAGGCCTTTTGGAGGGTTAG GTCATGGAGGTGGAGGCCACAGACCTGGGG GAGGCGGAGGATTGTTTGGAGGTGGAAATAGGCCCCACCAAGAAGGATCCTATGGACCGGCTACTCAAGTCCAAA GTGGAAATGGGGGAGGCCTAGGTCCAGTAGCAGGGGCATTTGCAGGCATTCTTCCATCTCCTCAACAGTTTGCCACAGGTTTTTCCGATGGAGTCCAAAGTTTCATAGGTACTATACCGGCAATTGCTCAAAGCTTCCAGTCGATTTTACCAAGTTTTGGAAACTTTCAGTTACCCCAATTCAATCCTGGAG GAAGTTCCTTCAATAACCTGGTCAATAGACCCACTACCACCCCAACTGCAGCGCCGCCAACATTTACAACCACCGACCCTGATGACATAATTTATAACGATCAAATTAGGCCTGTGCATGAGGATCATGACCCAATTACTGAACCGTATCTCAGTAATAGTGATAAGCGTCTCACAG GTGGAAATAAGTGGTATTATCCTGATGGCAGGCCATACTACCCAAATGATGATGGACGAGGTGGCAGGGCACGCTATACCCATAGAAGTTTCCCAGAAGAACGATTTAATAATAGGTCACAGACAAGAAGTCTTCGATTCCCATTAACGtga
- the LOC136340260 gene encoding uncharacterized protein isoform X1 translates to METNYDVHIIKIVRSEITIWVLVYLSTVTWAYNDNSKFLGNDINEEYRHGQGGRRRRPSNQGATNPCHFGGAGGFGKPKTEGTGRTFFDLQYYNLEHNYHINVNCGGGSYPGAVVPIHPATVTGSGAIANDHGGQKPLGGHRPLGGHRPLGVHRPFGGLGHGGGGHRPGGGGGLFGGGNRPHQEGSYGPATQVQSGNGGGLGPVAGAFAGILPSPQQFATGFSDGVQSFIGTIPAIAQSFQSILPSFGNFQLPQFNPGANTGPVTFRPLFQGSSFNNLVNRPTTTPTAAPPTFTTTDPDDIIYNDQIRPVHEDHDPITEPYLSNSDKRLTGGNKWYYPDGRPYYPNDDGRGGRARYTHRSFPEERFNNRSQTRSLRFPLT, encoded by the exons ATGGAAACTAACTACGATGTacacattattaaaatagtt AGATCTGAAATAACTATTTGGGTCCTGGTGTACCTTTCAACGGTAACATGGGCATATAATGACAACAGCAAATTCTTGGGCAATGATATTAATGAAGAGTACCGCCACGGTCAAGGTGGAAGACGAAGACGTCCTAGCAATCAAG GTGCAACCAATCCGTGCCATTTTGGAGGAGCTGGGGGGTTCGGAAAACCCAAAACTGAAGGAACGGgaagaacatttttcgatCTGCAGTACTACAACTTAGAACACAACTACCATATAAACGTAAATTGCGGTGGAGGCAGTTACCCTGGTGCCGTGGTTCCCATTCATCCCGCTACAGTTACCGGATCAGGGGCCATTGCAAACGATCATGGAGGACAAAAACCTTTGGGAGGACATAGACCTTTAGGAGGGCATAGGCCTTTAGGGGTGCATAGGCCTTTTGGAGGGTTAG GTCATGGAGGTGGAGGCCACAGACCTGGGG GAGGCGGAGGATTGTTTGGAGGTGGAAATAGGCCCCACCAAGAAGGATCCTATGGACCGGCTACTCAAGTCCAAA GTGGAAATGGGGGAGGCCTAGGTCCAGTAGCAGGGGCATTTGCAGGCATTCTTCCATCTCCTCAACAGTTTGCCACAGGTTTTTCCGATGGAGTCCAAAGTTTCATAGGTACTATACCGGCAATTGCTCAAAGCTTCCAGTCGATTTTACCAAGTTTTGGAAACTTTCAGTTACCCCAATTCAATCCTGGAG CAAACACTGGACCTGTGACCTTTCGACCGCTTTTTCAAGGAAGTTCCTTCAATAACCTGGTCAATAGACCCACTACCACCCCAACTGCAGCGCCGCCAACATTTACAACCACCGACCCTGATGACATAATTTATAACGATCAAATTAGGCCTGTGCATGAGGATCATGACCCAATTACTGAACCGTATCTCAGTAATAGTGATAAGCGTCTCACAG GTGGAAATAAGTGGTATTATCCTGATGGCAGGCCATACTACCCAAATGATGATGGACGAGGTGGCAGGGCACGCTATACCCATAGAAGTTTCCCAGAAGAACGATTTAATAATAGGTCACAGACAAGAAGTCTTCGATTCCCATTAACGtga
- the ENGase gene encoding cytosolic endo-beta-N-acetylglucosaminidase, which produces MIPSFTQCRPIVKYSDIEDCLINPPEWVKQIQPLKERSSHIIKNALSDCHCTENTFRLRPRIDCRAAPKTLVCHDYKGGYQADSYVPFDNHEDKTLATDGYTFYNWSQVDYFVYFSHYFITIPPLAWINAGHRNGVKVLGTIITENQDGVKICNEEIFNNHDQMKEFVYRLTEIQKIFGFDGWLLNIENTVQNPELLRDFVEILTLQTHLQNSENVIIWYDSVTKDGNLKWQDQLNNLNRCFFDCCDGIFLNYSWNEEKLENTAALAGARQFDVFVGVDVFGRNMFGGGQFNTYKAAQIIRKYNLSMAIFAPGWTHETMTKTAEEADLCTFLNRDDALWATLWPYLYTHPINNFFETDFHVGLDFNNYNLYIQKFQMSWVLSPEDLTSFANNLQENISDCYCLKRAYWNSRNVCSISDEKLCAKNNSEKFIHRLFSCDIQLSGRIGVFCLTKKLNVAESTIVDISMLTCYKSGSVRTIHLLGERKALPVDNSSCLEVAPLTDKEVIYNNYLNSIAKRFFKVLSKPKDRGCIILSMYEFTTTSCDLLEIGATIRNGTTIHLIEFGIIQL; this is translated from the exons atgattcCTAGTTTCACTCAGTGCCGACCTATTGTGAAATACTCTGATATTGAAGACTGCCTTATAAATCCACCCGAATGGGTGAAACAAATACAACCTTTAAAAGAACGTTCCAGCCATATAATTAAGAATGCTCTATCAGATTGTCATTGCACTGAAAACACGTTCAGGCTAAGGCCACGTATTGATTGTAGGGCTGCACCAAAAACGTTGGTTTGTCATGATTACAAGGGGGGATATCAGGCAGATTC GTATGTGCCTTTTGACAATCATGAAGACAAAACATTAGCAACTGATGGTTACACTTTTTACAACTGGTCTCAAGTAGATTACTTTGTATACTTCAGtcattattttataacaattCCACCACTAGCATGGATTAATGCAGGGCATAGAAACGGCGTTAAAGTCTTAG GCACCATAATCACTGAAAACCAGGATGgcgttaaaatttgcaatgaaGAAATCTTCAATAATCATGATCAAATGAAAGAGTTCGTCTATCGCCTCACtgaaatccaaaaaatatttggatttGATGGATGGTTACTAAACATTGAAAACACAGTACAAAACCCTGAACTCCTAAGGGATTTTGTAGAAATTTTGACCTTGCAGACTCATCTGCAAAACAgtgaaaatgttattatttggTATGATAGTGTTACAAAAGATGGAAACCTTAAGTGGCAAGATCAGCTAAATAATCTAAATAG atgTTTCTTTGATTGTTGTGATGGTATATTTTTGAACTATTCTTGGAACGAAGAGAAATTGGAAAACACCGCAGCTTTAGCTGGGGCAAGGCAGTTCGACGTTTTCGTGGGAGTTGATGTGTTTGGTCGTAACATGTTCGGCGGAGGACAGTTCAACACCTATAAG GCTGCACAAATAATAAGGAAATACAATTTGTCAATGGCCATATTCGCTCCCGGATGGACTCATGAAACAATGACGAAAACAGCCGAGGAGGCAGATCTCTgtacatttttgaatagaGATGATGCTCTTTGGGCTACCTTATGGCCCTATCTGTATACTCATccaataaataacttttttgagaCGGATTTTCATGTTGGCTtagatttt aataattacAACCTTTATATCCAGAAGTTTCAAATGTCATGGGTACTAAGTCCGGAAGACTTAACTTCTTTCGCTAATAATCTACAGGAAAATATCAGCGACTGTTATTGCCTTAAAAGGGCGTATTGGAATTCAAGAAATGTTTGCTCTATTTCAGATGAAAagttatgtgcaaaaaataattcagaaaAGTTTATCCATAGATTATTTTCTTGTGATATCCAATTAAGTGGACGAATTGGGGTCTTTTGTTTGACAAAGAAACTTAATGTTGCAGAGTCAACAATTGTTGACATATCTATGTTGACATGTTATAAGAGCGGTTCGGTGAGAACTATTCATTTGCTTG GTGAACGTAAAGCGTTACCTGTCGATAATTCGTCCTGTTTGGAGGTTGCGCCACTCACTGATAAGGAAGTGATCTATAATAATTACCTAAATAGTATAgccaaacgattttttaaagttttgagCAAGCCCAAAGATAGAGGATGTATTATTTTGAG CATGTACGAATTCACAACTACATCATGTGATCTTCTTGAAATTGGAGCAACAATTCGCAATGGAACCACAATTCATCTTATTGAGTTTGGTATCATACAGTTGTAA
- the mRpS33 gene encoding small ribosomal subunit protein mS33, translated as MLKALAANNMSNYVKYSDLIKQTTEYARRMTRLSNRIFGEPIRPTTQKSMKVVKLFSEHPVNLRRDVYAYYPRHVETGKLMMKLRYYGLYRDEHQDFKEEMERMRVLRGKTKTKRQPGGSKK; from the exons ATGCTTAAAGCCCTCGCAG CAAATAATATGAGCAATTACGTGAAGTATTCAGATTTAATAAAGCAAACAACTGAATATGCACGGCGAATGACCCGCCTAAGCAATCGAATATTTGGGGAACCTATTAGGCCAACTACCCAGAAATCTATGAAAGTAGTGAAGCTTTTCAG TGAACATCCAGTAAATCTTCGGAGAGATGTTTATGCATACTATCCTAGACATGTTGAGACAGGCAAATTAATGATGAAATTACGTTACTATGGACTTTACAGAGATGAACATCAAGATTTTAAAGAGGAGATGGAAAGGATGCGAGTGCTGAGAGGAAAGACAAAAACCAAGAGACAACCTGGAGGTTCAAAGAAatga
- the CNPYb gene encoding protein canopy 4, translating to MLYFRGRFTVLIFLLILVNANALNEEDEGVKYANRCEVCKILAIELQSRLEETGKTHDVIETGYSLDDIKPKKKKEYKKSELRLIESLDGVCDRILEYNIHKERDDSTRFAKGMSQTFQTLHGLVNKGVKVELGIPYELWDKPSVEVTNMKTQCETLLEDNEAFIEEWYFQHEDGGEPLKTFLCEKIVLKGQDTKCLKEQLKGDTDEEKPKIDIKSKKKNRKESSDLITEKHEL from the exons ATGCTATATTTTAGAGGTAGATTTactgtcttaatttttttattaatattggtGAACGCCAATGCACTAAACGAAGAAGACGAAGGAGTTAAATATGCAAATCGATGTGAAG TCTGTAAAATATTGGCCATAGAACTACAGAGCAGATTAGAAGAGACGGGAAAAACTCACGATGTAATAGAAACTGGATACTCACTCGATGACATTAAacccaaaaagaaaaaagaatacAAAAAGTCAGAACTTAGGTTAATTGAGTCTCTTGATGGGGTTTGTGACCGTATATTAGAATACAACATACATAAGGAGCGTGACGATAGCACGAGATTTGCAAAAGGCATGAGTCAAACATTTCAAACTCTGCATGGTTTAGTCAATAAGGGGGTAAAAGTTGAGTTAGGAATTCCCTATGAGCTGTGGGATAAACCAAGTGTTGAAGTCACTAATATGAAAACGCAG TGTGAAACACTTCTTGAAGACAATGAAGCATTTATAGAAGAATGGTACTTTCAACATGAGGATGGAGGAGAACCCTTGAAGACTTTCTTGTGTGAAAAGATTGTGTTAAAAGGACAGGACACCAAATGTTTAAAAGAACAATTGAAAGGGGATACAGATGAGGAGAAAccaaaaattgatataaaatcTAAGAAGAAAAATCGTAAGGAAAGTAGTGATCTAATTACTGAAAAACATGAACTTTAA
- the LOC136340252 gene encoding pre-mRNA-processing factor 17 yields MISIQGYTSSDEEVTSETVGTSFSPPEPLSKDLIPFSLKKNLQVCATPTVLPPAVESDKIYIHPNTKELLYNPKYDELYAPVVGPLNPFKTQQEGFERNMLSGHIEPAHVSEFQFENQRRTFNSFGYALDPSVSTDEMGLMKVIGSTEEAKDSNMKTVFEKTHLRPLDKRKRKRNNNPDDVDGFLGPWGGFEDEQRVMRPTEEEQAELQELISKRHRRGKVQEEKLVEEKSVLHIKDAFDYQGRSFLHAPQDVGVNLKSDSPPDKCFLPKAHIHTWTGHTKGVSAIRWFPKTAHLFLSSSMDCKIKLWEVYNERRCVRTYYGHRQAVRDINFNNSGNQFLSAGYDRYIKLWDTESGKVVSRFTSRKVPYCVKFNPDYNKQHLFVAGTSDKKIICWDIRSGDIVQEYDRHLGAVNTITFVDENRRFVTTSDDKSLRVWEWNIPVDMKYIADPTMHSMPAVTPSPNGKWMACQSMDNKVVIFSALNRFKLNRKKTFTGHMVAGYACQLDFSPDMSYLVSGDADGKCFIWDWKTAKLFKKWKAHDNVCISCLWHPHEPSKLLTAGWDGLIKYWD; encoded by the exons ATGATATCTATACAAGGATATACTAGTAGTGATGAAGAAGTCACTTCAGAGACTGTGGGAACTTCTTTCTCACCCCCAGAGCCTCTATCCAAAGATTTGATcccattttcattaaaaaaaaatcttcaggTTTGTGCAACTCCCACAGTCTTACCCCCCGCAGTAGAAAGTGATAAAATATACATCCATCCCAATACAAAAGAACTCCTATACAATCCAAAGTATGATGAACTATACGCCCCAGTTGTTGGCCCTTTGAACCCTTTTAAAACTCAGCAGGAAGGATTCGAGAGAAACATGTTATCAGGACACATTGAACCAGCCCATGTCAGTGaattccaatttgaaaatcagAGACGTACATTCAACAGCTTTGGTTATGCTTTGGACCCTTCAGTGAGCACTGACGAAATGGGTTTAATGAAAGTGATTGGAAGTACTGAAGAGGCCAAGGATTCAAACATGAAGacagtatttgaaaaaacacacCTGAGGCCTCTGGACAAGCGCAAGCGGAAAAGAAACAATAATCCTGATGACGTAGATGGTTTTTTAGGACCATGGGGTGGGTTTGAAGATGAGCAAAGGGTCATGCGACCTACTGAAGAAGAACAGGCCGAATTGCAGGAGCTTATTTCAAAAAGACACAGGAGAGGAAAGGTACAAGAAGAGAAGCTGGTTGAAGAGAAATCAGTACTGCATATTAAGGATGCATTTGATTATCAAGGAAGGTCCTTTTTACATGCACCTCAGGATGTTGGTGTTAATCTTAAATCAG ATTCACCACCAGACAAATGTTTTCTACCAAAAGCACACATTCACACTTGGACTGGACATACAAAAGGAGTCTCTGCTATACGCTGGTTTCCAAAAACTGCACACTTATTTTTGTCCTCCAGTATGGattgtaaaattaaactttggGAAGTATACAATGAACGACGATGTGTTAGGACCTACTATGGCCATAGACAAGCAGTACgggatattaattttaataacagtGGCAACCAGTTTTTGTCAGCTGGATATGATAG gTACATAAAGCTGTGGGATACAGAGTCTGGAAAGGTTGTTTCAAGGTTTACTAGTCGGAAAGTGCCTTATTGTGTTAAATTCAACCCTGATTATAATAAGCAGCACTTATTTGTAGCAGGTACTTctgataagaaaattatttgttggGACATTCGTTCTGGAGATATTGTACAAGAATATGACag GCATTTAGGTGCAGTAAACACAATTACTTTTGTTGATGAGAATAGAAGGTTTGTTACAACTTCTGATGATAAATCATTGCGGGTTTGGGAATGGAATATACCAGTGGACATGAAATATATAGCTGATCCCACAATGCATAGCATGCCAGCAGTGACTCCAAGTCCAAATG gaaagtGGATGGCATGCCAAAGCATGGACAACaaagttgtaattttttcggCATTGAATCGGTTCAAACTGAATAGAAAGAAAACTTTTACAg GTCACATGGTCGCTGGATATGCTTGTCAATTGGACTTTTCTCCGGACATGTCATATTTGGTCTCAGGAGACGCGGATGGGAAATGTTTCATTTGGGATTGGAAAACTgccaaattgtttaaaaaatggaaggCACATGACAATGTTTGTATATCTTGTTTGTGGCACCCGCACGAACCTAGCAAACTTTTGACGGCAGGTTGGGATGGACTTATCAAGTATTGGGATTAA